In the genome of Drosophila yakuba strain Tai18E2 chromosome 3R, Prin_Dyak_Tai18E2_2.1, whole genome shotgun sequence, one region contains:
- the LOC6536900 gene encoding traB domain-containing protein — MDVSASTSFESSPDKRNSTYVGDNTLYDSALDHQLSTTAYKSCNESLISELSQNPLGPSNSANKTASSEFNNESTAFKNLGSPAAFNNATPALNASMLLIQSESTDTNTSQEEVDPKSQLANKTIFKTDNPNLSIIEINDNSIKEEDLEKVVLVEGDSVKNLLKKSPSKETSANADKRRRKESLLHTSKQKLDISIAEASAAADGDGEKRDLVPVIDQPQTKREITIYDTIEEFEQNLPSTVTLLNTPFGSKVYLVGTAHFSEESQDDVSYVIRNVRPDVVMVELCPSRIHILKLDEKTLLEEAKSINIPKIRGILHTHGYINGIFFILLLQMSAQIAKDLGMAPGGEFRRAFEEIHKLPGCILHLGDRPIRITLYRALRALSLWQTMKLVWRLTFTDSISIEEVEECKQSDLLEKLMQEMAGEFPAFSDVFVRERDLFLCHSLQLAALPQAAPGAQQIRPVRVVGVVGIGHANGIAKMWGTVDPKKIPAILEIPPASLGQRVCKYTLKYGLIGLGCYGAFRFFRPRLTRFF; from the exons ATGGACGTATCCGCCTCCACGTCGTTTGAATCCTCGCCGGACAAGAGAAACAGCACCTACGTGGGCGACAACACTTTGTACGACAGTGCCCTGGATCACCAGTTGTCCACCACGGCCTACAAGTCGTGCAATG AGAGCCTTATCAGCGAACTGAGCCAGAATCCACTAGGCCCCTCGAATTCGGCCAACAAGACAGCCAGCTCGGAATTTAACAATGAATCGACCGCATTCAAGAACCTCGGATCCCCGGCAGCTTTCAACAATGCCACGCCAGCTCTCAATGCCAGCATGCTGCTGATTCAGTCGGAGAGCACGGACACAAATACCTCGCAGGAAGAGGTGGACCCCAAGTCACAACTGGCCAACAAGACAATATTCAAGACGGATAATCCCAACCTGTCAATTATAGAAATTAACGATAACTCGATTAAGGAGGAGGACCTCGAGAAGGTGGTGTTGGTGGAGGGCGACAGTGTGAAGAATCTTTTGAAGAAGTCGCCCAGCAAGGAGACTTCGGCAAACGCTGACAAGAGACGCCGCAAGGAATCACTACTGCACACGAGCAAACAAAAGTTGGACATTTCCATCGCTGAAGCTTCGGCAGCCGCCGATGGCGATGGAGAGAAGCGGGATCTGGTGCCGGTCATCGATCAGCCGCAGACCAAGCGCGAAATCACAATCTACGATACCATTGAGGAGTTCGAACAGAATCTGCCGTCGACGGTGACGTTGTTGAACACGCCTTTCGGCAGCAAGGTATATCTTGTGGGCACGGCCCACTTCAGCGAGGAGTCGCAGGATGACGTCTCTTAT GTCATTCGCAATGTCCGTCCAGATGTGGTAATGGTGGAGCTGTGTCCATCGCGCATACACATCCTGAAGCTCGATGAGAAGACGCTGTTGGAAGAAGCCAAAAGCATCAATATTCCCAAG ATTCGCGGAATCCTGCACACGCATGGCTACATCAACGGCatctttttcattttactgCTGCAGATGAGCGCTCAGATCGCCAAGGACCTGGGAATGGCGCCCGGTGGAGAGTTTCGCCGTGCCTTTGAGGAGATTCACAAGCTGCCTGGCTGCATCTTACATCTGGGCGATCGTCCCATCCGCATCACACTTTACCGCGCACTGCGCGCTTTGTCCCTGTGGCAGACCATGAAGCTAGTGTGGCGTCTCACCTTCACGGACAGCATTAGCAttgaggaggtggaggagtgCAAGCAGAGCGATCTGCTGGAGAAGCTGATGCAGGAAATGGCCGGCGAGTTTCCTGCCTTTTCGGATGTGTTTGTGCGCGAGCGCGACCTTTTCCTGTGCCACTCTCTGCAACTGGCTGCGCTGCCACAGGCGGCGCCAGGTGCCCAACAGATCCGTCCGGTACGTGTGGTCGGAGTGGTGGGCATCGGACACGCCAACGGCATTGCCAAGATGTGGGGCACCGTGGACCCAAAGAAGATTCCAGCCATTCTCGAAATTCCGCCGGCCAGCCTGGGGCAACGCGTCTGCAAGTACACGCTGAAGTACGGCCTGATTGGCCTCGGATGCTACGGTGCCTTCCGTTTCTTCCGGCCCCGCCTGACCCGCTTCTTTTAG
- the LOC6536901 gene encoding cytochrome c oxidase assembly protein COX20, mitochondrial, whose amino-acid sequence MAEEPEEPGKSFVIFGRDVAQIPCFRNSFLYGISGGIGIGVLTFLGTSRTHLSTHVGFGSFFCGTIAYWVACRYQWSVRRFEQQQLREAMRRQALYEGTQVERDLDLKSA is encoded by the exons atGGCCGAAGAACCGGAGGAACCAGGCAAG AGCTTCGTTATCTTCGGGCGCGATGTGGCGCAGATCCCGTGCTTTCGTAACAGTTTTCTCTACGGAATCAGCGGTGGAATCGGCATTGGCGTGCTGACTTTTCTGGGCACCTCGCGAACCCACCTGTCCACCCACGTGGGATTCGGCTCCTTTTTCTGCGGGACCATCGCCTACTGGGTGGCCTGCAG GTATCAGTGGTCCGTCAGGAGAttcgagcagcagcaacttcggGAGGCGATGAGACGGCAAGCCCTTTATGAGGGCACCCAAGTCGAGAGGGACTTAGATCTTAAGTCGGCGTAG